Below is a genomic region from Thermovirga sp..
ACAAGTAACATCTGTCGGAACCTGGTATGAAGCCCTCCGTCGTTCTTGCCATCAACCCCGGCTCCACCAGCACCAAGGTGGCTCTCTTCAGGGGGCTGGAAGAAGCCTGGTCGGATACCCAGAGGTACGACGCGGACAGGATCAGGGAGTTCTCCAGCATCCCTGCCCAGGAGAAGTTCAGGCTCGAAGAGATCCGCAAGGCATTAAGGAAGAGGGACGCGGAGGCGACGGATTTTGACGCCGTGGTGGGAAGGGGCGGTCTCCTCCGCCCCATCCCTGGCGGGACCTACAAGGTTAGTACCGAGATGCTCGAGGACCTCAGGAGTTGCCGCTTTGGCTCCCATGCGAGCAACCTGGGGGGCCCCCTGGCAAAAAGGATCGCCGATGAGGCCGGAGGAGTGCCGGCCTTCATCGTCGACCCCGTCGTCGTCGATGAACTCATCGACGAGGTCCGTCTCTCCGGAATCCCCGAGATCGAAAGGAGGTCCGTCTTCCACGCGCTGAACCAGAAAGCCGTGGCCCGAAGGGCCTCGAGTGAACTCGGCAAGGATTTTGATAAGGCAAACCTCATAGTGGCCCACATGGGAGGAGGTATCTCCGTGGGAGCCCACCGCGGCGGGAGGGTCATCGATGTCAACAACGCTCTCGACGGCGAAGGGCCCTTCACCCCTGAGAGGGCAGGTTCGCTGCCGGCGGGAGAAATG
It encodes:
- the buk gene encoding butyrate kinase, with the protein product MKPSVVLAINPGSTSTKVALFRGLEEAWSDTQRYDADRIREFSSIPAQEKFRLEEIRKALRKRDAEATDFDAVVGRGGLLRPIPGGTYKVSTEMLEDLRSCRFGSHASNLGGPLAKRIADEAGGVPAFIVDPVVVDELIDEVRLSGIPEIERRSVFHALNQKAVARRASSELGKDFDKANLIVAHMGGGISVGAHRGGRVIDVNNALDGEGPFTPERAGSLPAGEMVKFIFSTGIKLEELMKKMVGGGGLVAHLGTNDLREVEEMIAGGDE